Below is a genomic region from Pleuronectes platessa chromosome 5, fPlePla1.1, whole genome shotgun sequence.
ACTCCTGGAAAAACTGATCCCGTTCCGAGCATCCATCCTTGCCTATCCCTTCCCTAATCGATCCACTCATCCAGCTCCAAGGATTGGGATCCACTGAGCCACTCCTCCAATCAAAACCTTGAAATACCAGGAAGAAAATCAGAGGCAGACCGTTAGAATAAAATGTCAAGGTTTTAGGgcctaatttttttttcttccatgttgaGCACTCATGTCAgatcaagaaaaagaaaataaataaaagaattgcCACAATAACTATCACTCCCTGAAGTTAAAACAGTTTTGCGACAGAGAAGTGATTCAGATTTTTACACTTGAAAGTAAAAGATGTTACACTTAGATCACAACACTTGATCTACGACTGTTTATTCTGTCACAGCCCAGAGTCGCATGTTAAAaacttcatatatatatatatgtataacaaAGTACAGCACATATGGCTTTGCTAAATATGACATGCATGACATGGCAACCAATCAAAACATTCAATTTATGGAATATGAAGCGTACCATTGCCTCGACCTGATTGCTCCTCAATTAGATGTCCTATCCTGACCATACAAATGACATGTGCTCCACAATGGTTTTATTCCAAATCACTTTAATCCTTCTCTTCAGATGGCTAAAGGAAGACACAAGGGTAAAATACAGTTAAGTATCGGGCTTCCCATCCAAACAGCCCACCCCACATATCCATGAgacgaataaaaaaaaaagaactaaatTTTCAATTCTTGCAAAAACATTGAGTTCAGTCTGCAACTCAATGTTTTTGGAAGTTCAACACAGCACAATTTCAAATGTTGCAAAaattgagaggagagaaaggagagagagagagagagagagagagagagagagagagagagagagagagagagagagagagagagagagggggagaaagcagctggagaggaagaggtgcaggggggagggggcggAGAGGAGGGGGGCACATGTACATACCAAGATCATCCACAAGGACATCGGGACATGAAATGGCAAAAATTTGAAATCAATAGCTGACATCTGGAGAAACTcataaaaaggtaaaaacagagggaggagggagggagagagggggggggggggggctaacacATCAAAAGGGCAAAAACACCAGTGGTAGAAAGGTTTAGGAACGGGAGCGAGAGTGGCTGTGGCGAGGCGAGTAGCGGGGCGATCCTCTGCCGCGGCCTCGGGAATTGCTGCGACTGCGGCTGGCGCTGTGGCTGCGGCTCCTGCTCCGGCTGCCACGGCTGTGGGAGCGTGATCTTCCGTAACTCGGGCTGCGGGGACCGTCTAATTTCACACGAATGTAAGCAGTCTCTCCCTGGCGGACACAAGAGAACTTGACATTGAAAAGACAAGATCCTTGCCTATGGCGATAATgtggaaaaatggaaaaagaggGGCCGGGCCGTGCTGTGCTTCAGGAAACGTGTGGCAGTGCCGCAAAGTACTCACCTCGACACAGCAAAGAAACATTACCCATGACACTTATCAATAATCAAATCAGTACACATACCTCGTGCGAGCGGAATTTGGTGTTGTCCAGCTTTCGAACGGCATAGGTCATGTCCTCTTTGCGCACAAACTCTACAACCCCGGTTCCGTCTCTGAACACATCAGCGTAGCACACGTCACCGGCCTCGCGCATGTGGTCCTTCAGGTCCTGCCAGCTGCCGCTCTGTGGGAGTCCTGCAGAGGAACAATGAAAACTCTGTTAACGGACACTGCACGTGGTGAACGTCAAACACGTCATTACACAACATGGCTATTCTATTACACGATTTTGTGACACTGACATGTCAGTTGATGGTGTTGGAGAGGTCTGCTTTAGTTTGCATTATTCACATTATGCCAGAAACCTTGTGTGCCACTTCTTTTAACCTTTTTTGGTGATACTGTGGCATTACTTAGTGGTGATGTGTTCCTTAATATTGTCTAAAGCTCCAACTACTCCCCAACTGCTCAAGAGAACATTATCAACCATCATGCTAATCAATGAAGTGTGTTTAGTCATTTTAGAATAGGTGCTAAAAAAGCAGCTGgttaaaagggatagttcatccaaaaatgaAATGTACTTGTAGCAGAAAGGAGAAAACCTAAAAAGACGGACTGGTCCTTTACTCctcaacaggaagaggaggggtgagggaggTGATAAATTGGATACACCTGTGAGCCACAAAGGAGAGGGAAACTCAAACAAAGGCAGCATGCAGGTGCAGCTTGTGAAGTGAGAGCAACTGCAGGAAGGAGTTGATCTAAGAACCGGCTGGATTTATTTCATAATCGTCCTGGACCATGAGGCAGAGAAGCTGATCCCTGGAGCACTgaagtggatttaaaaaaacaaaacaagatttgAACATGATCCTCATCTACTCATCAATATGCCGAGGGACGGgtgagtgaagtgtttgagtccacaaaacacttttggagtttcaggggtaaacagtgttgcagccaaatccaatacaactgcAGTAAATGGTGAGCACTTCTTCAAACGTGTAAACAAGGTCGTTTTCACCATGTtttaaatgtctgctgtgacaCTTGTTAGAACGCAGCTCCAGGGAGGATATAACTGGACATTCAGCTTAAAAACATGGAGAAAATGAGCTTGTTTCGAGTCGGATTTGAATGTCGGGggtgcagacacttggatgacaccacagaagcatgatggaggcattttatgctTCTTATTCATTTGAAGCAGTTGTTATTGGATttagctgcaacactgttttacccctgaaactccaaatgtgttctgtggactcaaacacttcaaccacccctccatcagcaaagtggtgagtagataacaagtgattttttttgtttttgggtaaactattcctttaagctTCTCAAATGTCTATTGCAAATCTATGACAGTAAATGTAATAGTTAACAGTCAATGGCGTTGCTTACAGTTGTCAGACCGACAGTTTTTAGACAAGCCACTGCAGCATCAATTAAGGACAGTTGTCATTTAGAGCCTCACTATTGTGCACATTTATTGTAATATATACCAATATTGGGTTTTTCTGTTTATGTGTATGACCTAAGATACAGAGCTAATTGCTGCACACAAGAGAGGACACTTCCTCATGAAAGTGAAACAATCCAAGGGGAGGACTGTCTGTATCAACACCCTCCATGCATGAGGTCCAGCTCACCCACCTGACACGATGACCCTGTACTCGGAGCGTCTGGACGGGGGCCCGTATCTGCCCCTCGGGGCTCCGCCGATCCCTCCAAACCCGCCTCTGGAGCCCCGGCCGCTCCGGGGGAACTCCACGCGCAGTCTGTAGCCGTCGTAGTCGTAACCATCGCGTCCGTAGACCGCGTCATCTGCGTCCCTGGTCGTAAAACAGTACATTTTGTACATTAACACGCCTCGGGAGTTCAGCACCGACATGGGGGGTGAGACAACGCTGGCACTGATGGAGTCAGTCATGTTGGAGACTAGCTTCATCTCACGTCCTACTCCCCGGTGCAGACGTGCATGTCAATTAGCTAATTTTGCTCCATTGaactaaaaagagaaaaacagtatataaatgaataaataaagaaatatataaatagacaGAGCACACTGGCGCCGGCTAAACGTTGCACAATTGAAGCGGAACGTGCAAGAAGCGCAGACGAGGCTTAATTGCATCAAAGCCAGTGGGTGTTCAGTGTTTTACCTTGAAGACGCTACGAGAACAAGCACAGGAGACATTTCAAACATTATAATGTGTGAACTCTGTTGGTGAagaacacagagaggaaacctAGAGAGCAGAAAACAGTTCGCTATGGTTGCaaggtgggaggagggggggatccAGGGACTAGTCCGAGCCCTATAACGTGTTAGCACAGCACTCACCTCGGGTCCTCGAACTCAATGAAGGCGAACGGCGGGCCCCCTCTCCGGTTCTTCAGGTCGATGTCCCGGATGGTGCCGTACTTGTAGAACACGTCCTCCACGTCCTTGGTGCGGATGTCGGGGGGCAGGTTCCCCACGTAGATTCGACAGTCGTTGTTCCCGGCGGGGCCTCGCACGACACCCGACATCGCTGCCTCTCACGCGCCGGTCGAGCTAAGCGTCCCGGTTCAGGCTGCGGTACCttacgggggagggggggaggggggtgtccGGGGTCGGGGCCACGCTGAGCGGTCAGAGGACAGGCTGCAGGCCGCCGAGCAGGAGGCTGGAGGACGGGAGGAGAGCGGGTGTCAGTCGGTCTGTAGCCGGTACTCGGTGGATGACACGCGCCGCTCCTGCTCGCGGGAAACAGCGCCGCGTTACCGAGGCACTCAGCAGCACCGGAAACACGGTGGACACCGCGCGCACATCCGCCGTACGAACTAGTCCGTTAATTGACCGGGCGTAGCGACGACAATCAATTAAGTTTCTGATGATTTCATGAGAAAGATCGAaatatgtgactttaaacaGTTAACATGTGACATATATTCAGAACTGGAAGCACATGGGGCTAGATTTACTTCATTAGTCCTCATGATCAGAGACACATATTTTATTATCCAACTAAAACACTACAATACACGTTTCTTTGTTTATAAGATGAGATAAGGTAAGGTGGGTTAAGGTCAGGCAAGGTGAAGTAAAGTAAGCACAAATAAGATCAGATAAGAAAAGCTTTGCTAAATTTAAGGTAAtgtaagataaaataagataagctAGGTAAGTAGGTTAAGGTCGGCGAGTTGAGGTAAAATatgataagttaagataagatgagCAGCAAAGGGATAGTGAAATACACGCTCagtaaaattaataaataagcaAATATACGATAGAAATACCAGAACTCATTCTTGTATTGTTTTGAATTGAATGTATGCATCAAATAGACATTTGCCATATTCCTAGATGCATCTATTCTGTTTCCTCGTGTGTATAAATATCTTTGGAATAAGTCAGTTATCAGGTtataacatgaaataaaatgtttgaaattATATGATGACAAACTGTATCATCATGACAACACAAGTTCTGTTACAACGTGATATACTGGTATGATATAATAACATGattatatgttttgttttaacaatAGACCTTTTATATTATAATGTGATACCAATCCGTTTACTTTTTATCGCTTTTCATATCATTTAATGATCCAGGACATGTGTAATCAAATAGTAATTGTGCGTGGGCTACATATTCAAAAATATacgtataaatatatttaagattCTATCATGTCTGTAAAAGGTAAATATTGTATTGACAGATTTGATTGGTGACATGTTAGTTTTATCAATTGTTGCATCACAATGGGATATAGTACCCTGTTGTTTGAATGATTTAACTTTTCCCACGTGTCTTTGATGAACGTGATACTTTGAAGAACAGAAGCTAAACCTCATTTGAAAACATTCTTCTGGAGCATTTACTCAGTTGTGGAACAAGTACCCACATTTTAAGTAGTTGCAATACCACAATAAAGAAATACCCCTGTATTAGTACAAAAATTTATAATGATTATACAAAATTGTCAATTTATAATCActgatggattattgtacaTATAACTTTATTGTTTCCACTTGCAAATGTGAGGCTAATTTCAATATGTTATATACTGCTGGGTAACTCAATCTGTaaaaacatataatacattcaATTTGTTTACTAGACTCTGTATTAATCAATATCTGCACTTTGCCTAAAGCACGAAACCCAATACTCACATCAGACTTTGCCCGaacattgatttattgtttgaatacattcatttcattaagacttCAGAACACAGATAATATTCTTTAGAATGAGTGTAGCCTACTTTTTGCCAAAGGACTTCCAGATGAAAATGAGCCTGAAGCTAATTCTGGTGCAGTATTTCTAAGAGTGCATGGTCACGGCTAAAGGAAAAGTAAAAAGAATCAAGAAAAAAATCCACATGCACTCACAGAAACTTTTCACAGCTTGAATAAACTTTCAAGTACCATATGGAGGTTTCTACATCAGAAAGTCATCTGTTATTTAATTTAGCTGTGATACAAACTAATATTGTTCTGCAGGCTCGTTTAAATCTACCTACAGGAAATGTCTAGTTAGTAATAGTGATAAGTATTTAACGCAGGATTATGAAGCTTTAGTTATGGCACAAGTCCATCCATAACAATTGTAAAGCAAATATCTTTCATTCACTTATTTGAAATATCCACGGCCATGTTCTGATGTCCTCTTTTGTCAAGGCAAGAAAATCTGCTGTCACTTGTTTTCATGTAACATCATCATGAGAAATATATCTAGAAGCTACATTACAACACAtctgtgaaatgttttattacGGCAATGGAAGAACACACTGCTAATGTGAACATGGCTTCTCTTATTGTTCAGTATGCATAACAGGATCCATAAATCAGCTGGTGATCTTCACCACAGTTTTCTCCACCTGTGTACTTCCCCTGACATGCCAGGCTGTTCACCTGTGGACAGAGAAGACAGAAGATCAGGAGACACAGGATCCCATCACTGGATTAACACAAGTGAACAGAAGGTACCTCTGCTCTCTTGATGAACTGCTCAGTGGCggccttctcgttctccttgtgGCCTCTCCAGGCTCGGAGGGCGGACGCCTGCAGGGCTCGGCCAAAGGAGAAGGTCAGGATCCAGGGTTTGGCCAGGGGGCAGTTGTTGATGGCGTTGAGGTGGACAGAGGCCTCCTCTTCCGTCTGACCGCCCGAGAGAAAAGCCACTCCTGCAGCGAGGAGGAaaatacacactcactctcctctgtctcagcaGATTTGACTTCTTTCTGTGTGAAGTCCACAGCTCACCTGTGACCGCCGGGGGAACGGTGCGGCGCAAGGCGGTCAGGGTCGACATAGCCACCTCCTCCGGGCTGTACTTCGTGGAACAGCTGTGTCCGGGTGTCACCATGTTGGGTTTGAGGAGGGTGCCCTCCAGGTACACATGGTGGTCCGACATGGCTTTGTACACGGCAGCCAGGACCTGAGATCCACAAAGGATtattctctctcccttcctccgtCTCAGTTCTTATTATAAAGATACGACTCACTCATACACAAGAAGAACACAACCCACCTTCTCAGTGACGAACTGGCAGCGCTTCAGGTCATGATCTCCGTCAGGCAGGATCTCCGGCTCGATGACGGGCACAATACCATGCTGACGGAGAAAATAAACATCAGAATAATGGCGTAACCACACAGATACATAGACAAGCTGTACTAGAGGATCCTGACCTGCTGGCAGATGCTAGAGTAGCGTGCAAGAACGTTAGCATTTTCGGTGATGGCCAGTTTGGATGGATTGGTGTCGCTGATCTTCAGCACGCAGCGCCACTTTGCAAAGAGGGCGCCATCCTTCTTATACTGTGCACAGCGCTCAGATAAACCATCCAGACCTAGGAGAGAGGTCGGTGCAAAAACTTTATGATAAACTGTCTTGAAATGGGAATTGCTATGGGGGGAAATAATTCAATCCAAGGTGTGATTGTCTGACCCTGTGCGGTGGTTTCTCCAGAAGTTCCTGCCAGGGGGACGACGCCCTTGTCAACctgagaaataaatatatatacacagaaaaATCTAATAATTCAGAATTCACTACTGTGATGTCTTTTTAAGCAAAAATCAACCTGTtgggacaacacacaccacatttATATCATTTGGAACTGAACTGTCTCACCTTGACACCGACCAGGATCCCCCTGTCCCGGATCATCTTGACGAAGGGGACCCCGTTGTCAAAGTGCTGGTACAGCGTCTCGTGGAAGAAGATGATTCCGCCGATGCAGCTGCTGATGCGATCGTCCGCACTGAAGAGAATCTGCCGGTACTGTCGGCGGTTCTGCTCCGTGTTCTCCACTCCCACCTGGGCCAGCCGCTTGGCCATGCTGCCTGCAGGCCCCACATTGAGCACATGACAAGTTAACACAGATgctatgattgtttttaataagtGACAGAACTGATATGTGATTGGGTC
It encodes:
- the srsf1a gene encoding serine/arginine-rich splicing factor 1A — encoded protein: MSGVVRGPAGNNDCRIYVGNLPPDIRTKDVEDVFYKYGTIRDIDLKNRRGGPPFAFIEFEDPRDADDAVYGRDGYDYDGYRLRVEFPRSGRGSRGGFGGIGGAPRGRYGPPSRRSEYRVIVSGLPQSGSWQDLKDHMREAGDVCYADVFRDGTGVVEFVRKEDMTYAVRKLDNTKFRSHEGETAYIRVKLDGPRSPSYGRSRSHSRGSRSRSRSHSASRSRSNSRGRGRGSPRYSPRHSHSRSRS
- the aldoca gene encoding fructose-bisphosphate aldolase C-A, which codes for MPHQFPTLSEAQKRELHETALRIVSPGKGILAADESVGSMAKRLAQVGVENTEQNRRQYRQILFSADDRISSCIGGIIFFHETLYQHFDNGVPFVKMIRDRGILVGVKVDKGVVPLAGTSGETTAQGLDGLSERCAQYKKDGALFAKWRCVLKISDTNPSKLAITENANVLARYSSICQQHGIVPVIEPEILPDGDHDLKRCQFVTEKVLAAVYKAMSDHHVYLEGTLLKPNMVTPGHSCSTKYSPEEVAMSTLTALRRTVPPAVTGVAFLSGGQTEEEASVHLNAINNCPLAKPWILTFSFGRALQASALRAWRGHKENEKAATEQFIKRAEVNSLACQGKYTGGENCGEDHQLIYGSCYAY